One Myxosarcina sp. GI1 genomic window carries:
- a CDS encoding ribonuclease catalytic domain-containing protein: MEKGKLIEFRVQGERRLAVAERPEGKKDWIVIDEGGQSHKIRPQRVEYMVDGGSYKVADIPSFVERARKYIDPDSLQIAWEILTEEERAVTPEEMAELLFSDRSSIYSYAAHVLLSQDKIYFKKKGDSYEPRSAAQVEEIEHQEQVRAQKQREQAEFIAHLQQALAGTAIEWTESDRLRLEAVEKLALDSSNNSRTAEEILAAANKTNDSRGAFQLLVEIGWWKEHENLFLRRSSFPLNFSQRVLDVAQSRLQSTMTEPDPERLDLTQLKVYTIDDESTTEIDDGLSIEYLDDGSSRLWIHIADPTRLVVPEDELDLEARRRSTSLYLPTGMVSMFPPELATGPMSLVQSQVCAALSFGVILDDTGEIREYRIEPTLIKPTYRLTYDDVDEMLDFGLKNESEIAELSEWARLRRERRKSQGSIQIKMPESAIKVKENDEIVIELLDSSRSRQLVAEMMILAGEIGGRYGSEHGLPLPYRGQQQPELPSDEELLLLPPGPVRYCAMRRCMPRSEINMTPTRHASLGLDSYVQVTSPIRRYTDLLAHFQIKAHLKGEPLPFAREQLQEIVFSVTSSAYEATLVERQTNRYWSLEYLRRNAECIWQVLVLRWLREDENLGLILIEDLGLELPHRFDRSVALGDRLEMRVTRSDPHRDEIQFREITQAEAQATI; encoded by the coding sequence GTGGAAAAAGGAAAACTGATTGAATTCAGAGTGCAGGGCGAGCGTCGCCTTGCAGTTGCCGAAAGACCAGAAGGAAAAAAAGACTGGATAGTTATCGACGAAGGAGGACAATCCCACAAAATACGCCCTCAACGAGTCGAATATATGGTCGATGGCGGTTCCTATAAAGTTGCCGACATCCCCAGCTTTGTCGAACGAGCGCGAAAATATATCGATCCAGATAGTTTGCAGATAGCCTGGGAAATTTTAACTGAAGAGGAAAGAGCCGTTACTCCAGAGGAGATGGCAGAACTGCTGTTTTCCGATCGCAGTTCGATATATAGTTATGCCGCTCACGTGCTATTAAGTCAGGATAAAATTTATTTTAAGAAAAAAGGCGACAGTTACGAACCTCGCTCGGCAGCACAAGTAGAGGAAATCGAACATCAAGAACAAGTTCGGGCACAGAAACAGCGAGAACAAGCCGAATTTATCGCTCATCTCCAACAGGCTCTAGCAGGAACTGCTATTGAATGGACGGAAAGCGATCGCCTGCGACTAGAAGCAGTAGAAAAACTAGCATTAGATTCGAGCAACAACTCCCGTACTGCTGAAGAAATTTTAGCTGCTGCTAACAAAACTAACGATTCTCGTGGTGCTTTTCAACTGTTGGTAGAGATAGGATGGTGGAAAGAACACGAAAATTTATTTTTACGCCGTAGTTCTTTTCCACTTAACTTTTCTCAAAGGGTACTTGATGTGGCGCAATCTCGTCTTCAGTCAACCATGACCGAACCCGATCCAGAACGTTTGGATTTGACCCAACTCAAAGTTTATACCATCGATGACGAAAGTACTACAGAAATTGATGACGGTCTGAGCATTGAATACCTCGATGATGGTTCGAGTCGGTTATGGATTCATATTGCCGACCCTACTCGTTTGGTCGTTCCCGAAGACGAACTGGATTTAGAAGCTCGCCGCCGTAGTACCAGTTTGTATCTACCTACGGGTATGGTTTCGATGTTTCCCCCCGAACTAGCTACAGGACCGATGAGCTTGGTACAGAGTCAGGTATGTGCCGCCCTAAGCTTTGGCGTAATTCTCGACGATACTGGCGAAATTCGAGAATATCGAATCGAACCAACTCTAATTAAACCGACTTATCGCCTAACCTATGACGATGTCGATGAAATGTTAGATTTTGGCTTAAAAAACGAAAGTGAAATTGCCGAATTATCAGAATGGGCGAGACTGAGAAGAGAACGGCGCAAGTCTCAGGGTTCGATCCAAATCAAAATGCCAGAATCTGCAATCAAAGTCAAAGAAAATGATGAAATTGTCATCGAACTATTAGACAGTTCGCGATCGCGTCAACTGGTAGCAGAGATGATGATATTGGCAGGAGAAATAGGCGGTAGATACGGTTCGGAACATGGTTTGCCCCTACCCTATCGCGGGCAGCAACAGCCAGAATTACCATCAGATGAAGAACTACTGCTCTTACCGCCAGGACCAGTTCGCTATTGTGCTATGCGACGCTGCATGCCCCGCAGTGAAATTAACATGACCCCAACCCGCCATGCTAGCCTGGGTTTGGACAGCTACGTTCAGGTAACTTCTCCCATTCGTCGCTATACCGATTTGCTGGCTCATTTTCAAATTAAAGCTCATCTTAAAGGCGAACCGCTACCTTTTGCACGCGAACAGCTTCAAGAAATTGTCTTTAGCGTTACCAGTTCGGCTTACGAAGCTACTTTAGTCGAACGCCAAACCAATCGTTACTGGAGTTTGGAATATTTACGGCGCAATGCAGAATGTATTTGGCAAGTGCTAGTTTTACGGTGGCTGCGAGAAGATGAAAATTTAGGCTTGATTTTAATTGAAGACTTGGGTTTGGAGTTACCCCATCGTTTCGATCGCTCTGTAGCTTTAGGCGATCGTTTGGAAATGCGGGTAACTCGTTCCGATCCACATCGCGATGAAATTCAGTTTCGGGAAATAACTCAGGCAGAAGCTCAGGCAACTATATAG
- a CDS encoding EAL domain-containing protein, producing the protein MRSPNQFQFDLKLSQAVLNTFSTQIAIVDRTGYITAINQPWKTNRELSLLNRDAVVGDSYFSLWLKNVAKDSDRSCINSLDRAIAEILNRQRNDFKLEYVYGNGSNKNWFSIHLEKFQDADSPKVMIAQTKITEYKQMESCLRSIAEGTAAATGNEFFYSLVYHLTRALGVNYALVTECLRGDIPMVRTLAFWCKDDFGQNYEYKLAHTPCQRVINGLPCHYPRNIQKIFPQDADFAKFNAESYVGVPLLNSSGQVLGHLAIISENPIEDGSLELAILKIFASRAAAELERKRVEEQLIHDALHDSLTGLPNRSLFSDHLTHALKKYRRNSNDKFAVLFLDLDRFKVINDSLGHTFGDLLLVTISQRIQAYLRESDILARLGGDEFAILIDDIECISNATRLAERIQASLKLPFCLGTHEVFTSVSIGIAISDSSSDSAEKLLRNADIAMYKAKALGKTRYELFNDTLHVQVVNRLQLETDFRRALDRGEIKLYYQPIISLSDNKVKGFEALARWQHPQKGLVCPGDFIPLAEETGAIVTLGWWILQEACYQLREWQVSFNNPALTMGVNFSQKQLSQPFMTESLVQILETTGLAADSLRLEITESMLMDNTEATMKTLEQLRALGVQLDLDDFGTGYSSLSYLRSLPIDALKIDRSFVQNLDRKDKNNKIVEAIVMMAKSLGLKVIAEGIETEKQLAALRGLQCVYGQGYLFSCPLHHQSLKLWLDRWNY; encoded by the coding sequence ATGCGATCGCCAAATCAGTTTCAGTTCGATCTCAAACTATCACAGGCTGTACTCAATACTTTTTCTACTCAAATTGCCATAGTAGATAGAACTGGATATATTACTGCTATCAATCAACCCTGGAAAACCAATCGAGAACTAAGTTTATTAAATAGAGATGCAGTAGTAGGCGATAGCTACTTTAGTTTATGGCTGAAAAATGTAGCTAAAGATAGCGATCGCAGTTGTATTAACTCTCTCGACCGAGCTATAGCCGAAATTCTCAATCGCCAGAGAAACGATTTCAAATTAGAGTATGTCTATGGGAACGGCAGTAACAAAAATTGGTTTTCAATTCATTTAGAAAAATTTCAAGATGCCGACTCGCCCAAGGTAATGATCGCTCAAACCAAAATTACCGAATACAAGCAAATGGAATCATGTTTGCGTTCCATAGCCGAAGGCACCGCAGCAGCAACGGGAAATGAATTCTTTTACTCTTTGGTCTATCATCTGACACGTGCGCTTGGGGTCAACTATGCTCTGGTAACTGAATGTCTTCGAGGAGATATTCCGATGGTTCGCACCCTGGCATTCTGGTGTAAAGATGATTTCGGACAAAACTATGAATATAAACTGGCACATACCCCCTGTCAGAGAGTAATTAATGGTTTGCCCTGTCACTATCCTCGTAACATTCAAAAGATTTTTCCTCAAGATGCGGATTTTGCCAAATTTAATGCTGAAAGTTATGTTGGGGTTCCATTACTAAACTCTTCAGGACAAGTATTGGGACATCTTGCCATAATTAGCGAAAATCCTATTGAAGATGGCTCATTAGAACTTGCCATTCTCAAAATTTTTGCTTCCCGCGCCGCAGCAGAACTAGAACGCAAGCGAGTTGAAGAACAGCTAATTCACGATGCCTTACATGATTCCCTAACGGGATTGCCAAATCGTAGTTTATTTAGCGACCATCTGACTCATGCTTTGAAAAAATACCGACGCAATTCCAACGATAAATTTGCAGTTTTATTTTTAGATTTAGATCGCTTTAAAGTAATCAACGATAGTTTGGGACATACTTTTGGCGATTTACTTTTAGTAACAATCTCGCAGAGAATTCAGGCTTATTTACGTGAAAGCGATATTTTGGCTAGATTAGGCGGTGATGAATTTGCAATTTTGATTGACGATATTGAATGTATTAGTAATGCGACAAGATTGGCAGAGCGAATCCAAGCTAGTCTAAAATTACCATTTTGTTTGGGTACTCATGAAGTTTTTACTAGCGTGAGTATTGGTATTGCCATTAGTGATAGCAGTTCGGATTCTGCGGAAAAACTCTTACGCAATGCTGACATTGCCATGTACAAAGCTAAGGCTTTAGGTAAAACTCGCTACGAACTGTTTAATGACACGCTACACGTACAAGTTGTAAACCGCTTACAGTTAGAAACTGACTTTCGCAGAGCTTTAGACAGAGGAGAGATCAAGCTTTATTATCAGCCAATTATTTCCCTATCCGATAATAAAGTTAAAGGTTTTGAAGCTTTAGCCAGGTGGCAGCATCCTCAAAAAGGTTTGGTTTGTCCTGGAGATTTTATTCCTTTGGCAGAGGAAACAGGAGCGATTGTCACTTTAGGCTGGTGGATTTTGCAGGAGGCTTGTTATCAACTCAGAGAATGGCAAGTGAGTTTTAATAATCCTGCTTTGACTATGGGGGTAAATTTCTCACAAAAGCAGCTATCGCAACCGTTTATGACCGAATCTTTGGTGCAAATTTTGGAAACAACGGGTTTAGCAGCAGATAGCCTGAGATTGGAAATCACTGAGAGTATGCTCATGGATAATACGGAAGCCACGATGAAAACATTGGAGCAATTAAGAGCTTTAGGAGTACAACTCGACCTCGATGATTTTGGTACTGGTTATTCTTCTTTGAGTTACCTACGTAGTTTGCCTATTGACGCTCTTAAAATCGATCGCTCTTTCGTACAGAATCTCGATCGCAAAGATAAAAATAATAAAATTGTCGAAGCAATTGTCATGATGGCAAAAAGCCTGGGTCTAAAAGTAATTGCCGAAGGCATAGAAACCGAAAAGCAGTTAGCTGCATTGCGTGGACTCCAATGTGTTTACGGTCAGGGATACTTGTTTTCTTGTCCCTTGCACCATCAATCATTGAAACTGTGGTTGGATCGGTGGAATTACTAG
- the rpsR gene encoding 30S ribosomal protein S18, whose translation MAYYRKRLSPIKPSDPIDYKDVELLRKFITERGKILPRRITGLTAQQQRHLTVAVKRARAIALLPFVNKEG comes from the coding sequence ATGGCATATTACCGCAAACGTCTTTCACCTATCAAACCAAGCGATCCTATCGACTATAAAGATGTGGAGTTGTTACGTAAATTTATTACCGAACGGGGCAAAATTTTACCTCGGCGGATTACTGGCTTGACTGCCCAACAGCAGAGGCACTTGACTGTAGCTGTTAAAAGAGCAAGAGCGATCGCTTTGCTGCCCTTTGTTAATAAAGAAGGATAA
- a CDS encoding RDD family protein: MYDSKTSYKRFPRVPNDRRIGAFAIDFLTVWFISSFFGVSFQWLVFILVWLGMRVVLGDKNQGQSLGKWALDIKVIDPRFNRVPSLVDLAKREGAVGIAAMLATIGLQINFKNGLSMLLLLAPLLVDCAIAIADENYNQALHDRLAQTAVTQTKRGFSLDLRLKKIVAQIRRSMQK, encoded by the coding sequence ATGTACGATTCAAAAACTAGCTACAAACGTTTTCCTAGAGTTCCAAATGACAGAAGAATTGGAGCTTTTGCAATTGATTTTTTGACTGTTTGGTTTATTAGTTCTTTTTTTGGTGTGAGTTTCCAGTGGCTAGTATTTATTTTAGTTTGGTTGGGAATGCGGGTCGTGCTGGGTGATAAAAATCAGGGTCAAAGTTTGGGGAAATGGGCTTTAGATATTAAAGTTATCGATCCTCGTTTTAATCGCGTTCCCAGTTTGGTCGATTTGGCAAAGAGAGAAGGAGCAGTCGGTATAGCAGCAATGCTGGCTACGATCGGTTTACAAATAAATTTTAAGAATGGTTTATCGATGCTGCTGTTACTTGCCCCCTTACTAGTCGATTGCGCGATCGCTATTGCCGACGAAAACTATAACCAGGCACTTCACGACCGTTTGGCTCAAACAGCAGTTACCCAAACTAAGAGAGGTTTTTCTCTAGATCTACGTCTCAAAAAAATAGTTGCTCAAATACGGCGAAGTATGCAAAAATGA
- the rpmG gene encoding 50S ribosomal protein L33: MAAKKGVRIIITLECTECRSNTDKRSAGVSRYTTSKNRRNTTGRMELKKFCTHCNRHTVHKEIK, from the coding sequence ATGGCAGCCAAGAAAGGAGTACGAATTATTATTACCTTAGAGTGTACCGAGTGTCGCAGCAATACCGACAAACGTTCGGCTGGAGTATCTCGTTATACGACTAGCAAAAATCGACGCAATACTACTGGCAGAATGGAATTAAAAAAATTCTGCACCCACTGCAACCGACATACAGTTCACAAAGAAATCAAATAA
- the dprA gene encoding DNA-processing protein DprA: protein MPEERAYWLAWSQISGIGAISLKRIARHFGSLKDAWNAPANAFGAVEGLNSKAINAIIRERTPNSLEPEQLLKRHLRHNPQFWTPDDSEYPRLLQEIPSPPPLLYYCGRVLLAENQGDTPLIGIVGTRYPTEYGRRWTSKITRYLVKHGFGIVSGMAAGIDAVAHDSCIKAGGRTIAVLGTGVDTVYPLSNRQLYRQIEQNGLIVSEYPAQTKPERGNFPARNRIIAGLCRAVLIMEAPKKSGALITARFANDFNRDVYVLPGSLDNSQSLGCLELLNRGAHVILSEEHLLEMLGTMPYLDPIERSPVTQTLPQLEPELERVFQTIGTGAIALDAIAQKTNLPPERIMAALSQLEIMDLIVQLPGMRYRRT, encoded by the coding sequence ATGCCAGAAGAACGAGCTTATTGGTTGGCCTGGTCGCAGATATCGGGTATAGGTGCAATTTCTCTTAAAAGAATCGCTCGACACTTTGGTTCTTTGAAAGATGCCTGGAATGCTCCAGCTAATGCTTTTGGAGCAGTAGAAGGATTAAATAGTAAAGCTATTAATGCTATTATCCGCGAGCGAACGCCAAACTCTCTCGAACCCGAACAGTTACTCAAACGACATCTACGGCACAATCCTCAATTTTGGACTCCAGATGATTCTGAATATCCGCGTCTATTACAAGAAATTCCCAGTCCTCCGCCTCTACTGTATTATTGCGGACGAGTTTTACTTGCAGAAAATCAGGGTGATACACCTTTAATCGGCATCGTTGGCACTCGTTATCCTACTGAATATGGCAGACGATGGACTAGCAAAATCACTAGATATCTAGTCAAACATGGTTTTGGTATTGTTTCGGGAATGGCTGCGGGTATCGACGCAGTGGCTCACGATAGTTGTATCAAAGCAGGAGGTAGAACGATCGCCGTATTGGGTACGGGAGTAGATACAGTTTATCCCCTTAGTAATCGACAACTCTATCGACAAATAGAGCAAAATGGCTTGATAGTTAGTGAATACCCCGCCCAAACCAAGCCAGAGCGCGGTAACTTTCCCGCTCGCAATCGCATCATTGCAGGTTTATGTCGAGCGGTCTTGATAATGGAAGCTCCTAAAAAGTCGGGTGCATTGATTACCGCTCGTTTTGCTAACGACTTCAATCGCGATGTCTATGTTTTACCAGGATCTTTAGACAATTCTCAATCTTTAGGATGTTTGGAACTATTAAATCGAGGCGCACACGTCATTTTGAGTGAGGAACATTTGCTAGAAATGTTGGGTACGATGCCTTATTTAGATCCGATAGAGCGATCGCCCGTTACTCAAACTTTACCACAGTTAGAGCCAGAACTAGAGCGTGTTTTTCAAACTATCGGAACTGGAGCGATCGCTCTAGATGCGATCGCCCAAAAAACTAACTTACCTCCAGAGCGAATAATGGCCGCCCTATCTCAACTAGAAATTATGGATTTAATCGTTCAGTTACCAGGGATGCGCTATCGAAGAACATAA
- a CDS encoding bifunctional sterol desaturase/short chain dehydrogenase, giving the protein MFNFVAELTVALGSVLWVEIVRDIYHACSHIWQPLYRLHVWHHRVFRPDLSVVNDAIYRQAHWYNDVPESLVMLTFSLLPWLMVRTYHISSQWAAWAGFLYTLSFLLGAIARGLGIPHVGELTDITHRQGKLTTLPSRWFINRSYHWRHHFDNQNAYFSGTLSLVDKVMGTALSLKNKRVAVTGASGTLGRALLAQLYRQEAKVVALTSSQTQINLEIAGKEIPIETIVWQSDREAELAATLEKIDILIINHGLNVHADRTAEAIAKSYQINTFSGLRLMEQFFKTVKSDRDMVRKEVWINTSEAEVNPAFSPLYELSKRAMGSLVTMRRLDAPCVVRKLVLGPFKSNLNPIGIMSADWVAKQIIALAKRDIRNIIVTINPITFIFFPIKEFSNSLYYRFFTRSS; this is encoded by the coding sequence ATGTTTAACTTCGTAGCTGAGTTGACAGTAGCTTTAGGCTCGGTTTTATGGGTAGAAATAGTACGAGATATATATCATGCTTGTTCTCATATCTGGCAACCGCTATACCGCCTTCATGTTTGGCATCATCGAGTTTTTCGCCCAGACTTGTCTGTAGTCAACGATGCCATTTATCGTCAAGCACACTGGTATAACGATGTTCCCGAATCATTGGTAATGCTGACCTTTAGTTTGCTGCCCTGGCTGATGGTTCGTACTTATCATATATCTTCACAATGGGCTGCCTGGGCGGGTTTTTTATATACATTAAGCTTTTTGCTAGGAGCGATCGCCAGGGGACTGGGCATTCCCCACGTAGGCGAACTTACCGATATTACCCATCGCCAGGGAAAGTTAACCACTCTACCGTCTCGCTGGTTTATCAATCGTTCCTATCACTGGCGGCATCATTTTGATAACCAAAATGCCTACTTTAGCGGTACTTTAAGTTTGGTAGACAAAGTGATGGGGACGGCTCTATCGCTTAAAAATAAGCGCGTTGCCGTTACGGGGGCTTCTGGTACTTTGGGTAGGGCTTTGCTGGCACAACTCTATCGGCAAGAAGCAAAAGTTGTAGCTCTAACTTCTTCTCAAACTCAAATTAATCTAGAAATTGCTGGTAAAGAAATTCCTATCGAAACTATTGTTTGGCAGAGCGATCGCGAAGCCGAATTAGCAGCTACCTTAGAAAAAATTGATATCTTAATTATCAATCACGGGCTTAACGTACACGCAGACAGAACCGCAGAGGCGATCGCCAAGTCTTATCAGATTAATACTTTTTCGGGTTTGCGTCTGATGGAACAATTTTTTAAAACTGTAAAGAGCGATCGCGACATGGTTAGAAAAGAAGTTTGGATTAATACTTCCGAAGCCGAAGTAAACCCTGCTTTCAGTCCCTTATACGAACTGAGTAAAAGAGCCATGGGTAGTTTGGTTACCATGCGCCGTTTAGATGCCCCCTGTGTAGTTCGCAAACTGGTTTTAGGACCGTTTAAAAGCAACCTCAATCCTATTGGGATTATGTCTGCCGACTGGGTAGCCAAACAAATTATTGCTCTGGCTAAAAGAGATATTCGCAATATTATCGTGACTATCAACCCAATTACATTTATCTTTTTCCCAATTAAAGAATTCAGTAATTCGCTTTACTATAGATTTTTTACCCGCTCTAGTTAA
- a CDS encoding NAD(P)/FAD-dependent oxidoreductase codes for MTTNTKSNLNNYSNECQVAVIGAGPQGLLYASWLKQARPDLSVVILEREETPKYKIGESTLSGFCKALRSVGISQETLELLFYPKNGLGFFHIDETTPDIGKASEYILETFDETFQVERRLLDGLLLANARRLGVEVIQGARVELAASVLSDSGNTVAYRYRKQRYELKCQLLVDASGPASVIAKHLGLYTKENILFQNNAVWGYFKNLNRLGNRTEWNQVAQFSRDEYTQHFCFKEGWMWYIPLNSWEQAPNLNADSMFARLLDSESPLPSKEELAALHGCPEEDLVSMGLVLRDDRDNMFGKGRQATLEHYAAKYPAIQEMLEGAELVSDLYGTQQPLRTRANIRGYAKEITGNGWLSIGEAAFFVDPLISPGLTSGAATAYFAAQSTLRALDNCNFSRQAFADYEHFAYKLYEAHERDNHLVYMSFNHPRAIEIIQRFQEIDARRHFNQHINSDYTLADTNVWGILNPVYQSFQQQLWHIMRQAEITIGKTKTIDEQSSKDYEPMIAQIEAYLSNYLNNHLELNPYIVQNQTTESLATALGH; via the coding sequence ATGACTACTAACACTAAATCTAATCTAAATAACTATAGTAATGAATGCCAAGTTGCAGTAATTGGAGCAGGTCCCCAGGGTTTACTATATGCTTCCTGGCTAAAACAAGCTCGCCCAGACTTAAGTGTTGTTATTTTAGAGCGAGAGGAAACACCTAAATATAAAATCGGAGAAAGTACCCTCTCGGGATTTTGCAAAGCATTGCGTTCTGTAGGTATATCTCAGGAAACACTAGAACTTTTATTTTATCCTAAAAACGGTTTGGGTTTTTTCCACATAGATGAAACGACACCAGACATAGGTAAAGCTTCAGAATATATTTTAGAAACTTTTGATGAAACTTTTCAAGTAGAACGCCGTTTGTTAGATGGTTTGTTGCTTGCAAATGCTCGCCGTTTGGGTGTAGAAGTAATTCAAGGTGCTAGAGTCGAACTAGCTGCTTCTGTTCTTAGCGACAGCGGTAATACTGTTGCTTATCGCTACCGCAAACAGAGATACGAACTTAAATGTCAGCTTTTAGTCGATGCTAGCGGTCCTGCAAGCGTCATTGCCAAACATCTTGGTTTGTATACTAAAGAAAATATTCTGTTTCAGAATAATGCTGTTTGGGGTTATTTCAAAAACCTCAACCGTCTGGGAAATCGTACGGAATGGAACCAAGTCGCCCAGTTTAGTCGTGATGAATACACCCAACACTTCTGTTTTAAAGAAGGTTGGATGTGGTATATTCCTTTAAATTCTTGGGAACAAGCACCAAATCTCAATGCCGATTCAATGTTCGCTCGCTTGTTAGATTCGGAATCTCCTTTACCAAGTAAAGAAGAACTCGCCGCGCTTCATGGCTGTCCCGAAGAAGATTTGGTAAGCATGGGATTAGTCTTACGCGACGATCGCGACAATATGTTTGGTAAAGGTCGCCAAGCTACTTTAGAACACTATGCTGCTAAATATCCCGCCATTCAGGAAATGCTCGAAGGTGCCGAACTAGTTAGCGATCTTTACGGCACCCAGCAGCCTTTGAGAACGCGGGCAAACATTCGCGGCTACGCTAAAGAAATTACGGGTAACGGTTGGTTGAGTATTGGCGAAGCAGCTTTCTTTGTCGATCCCTTAATTTCTCCTGGATTGACTAGCGGTGCTGCTACAGCTTACTTTGCCGCTCAAAGCACTTTAAGAGCGCTCGATAACTGTAACTTTTCTCGCCAGGCTTTTGCCGATTACGAACACTTTGCCTATAAACTATATGAAGCTCACGAACGCGACAACCACTTAGTGTATATGTCGTTCAATCATCCTAGAGCGATCGAAATTATTCAGCGTTTTCAAGAAATTGATGCTCGTCGTCACTTTAATCAGCACATCAACTCCGACTACACTTTAGCCGACACTAACGTCTGGGGAATTCTCAATCCAGTCTATCAGTCATTCCAACAACAGTTATGGCACATTATGCGACAAGCAGAAATTACAATAGGCAAAACTAAAACAATTGACGAACAGTCCTCCAAAGATTACGAACCAATGATCGCACAAATAGAGGCTTATTTGTCTAACTATCTCAACAATCACTTAGAACTGAATCCCTACATCGTTCAAAATCAAACGACTGAAAGTTTAGCAACAGCTTTAGGTCATTAA